ATCACGAGGAAGCCAAAAAATCCTGGGCATGGTGGGGTGCGGCATTGTAAGGGGTGACAGTGGGAACTCCAGAGAGACCCTTGCTAGATATCAGGGCACCACTCTAAGCTTGGGGGCTGCTGTGTCAAATGACTCTGAAACTCCCCCACCTCCAATCATTTTTTAGTCCAGGTCCCTGGTGGAAGTAAAGAGAGCAAAGACAAGGTGAGGGACCAGGAGGGAAAAGGGGAAGGAGTAAAATGATGTGGCTTGGGCAGCCACTGGACAGACCTCAGGTCACCACCCTCCTCTGTTTCCCCAGGTCTCAGTGatcagcctcagcttcctccagtATGTCCAGCAGAGATGGCTGGGAAAAAACGATCACTTTCCATCCTTGGGGTTCATAGCTCTGTTGTACGCCTTGCACGCCTGTGACCAGGTAAGACACCGTCTGCAACTCACAGAATTTCATCCCTCTGCCACTAAAAATGTCCATTTTCCCAGGGACTTCACATTAAGTCTAAATCTTTCTGTCTGGTTTTCAAGACCCTGCATGGTCtgacccctacccctacccctcctctctcccaggcTCACACCATGGGCTTCTCAGCgttccccaaacacaccacctgCCTCATGCCTTTTCACACGATgctccctctacctggaatgcctTCCCCTTGTCTCCCTGGGGAATGCTCTCTTCCTCCAATATGATGAGAATCAGCTAGCTGGTGCTGTCTTTTCTGGGCTCTGGGGTCCCTCTGTGTGTTCAGAGTTTGTCTCCCCTGGGGAAGGTGAGCTCCGttctcctcccagctcctggaGGTGGCCTGTCACCCTTGATGTTAAGTGAGTGTTTGCTGAAGGAATGGTTGGGGGGCATGGAAGCAGGGCAGGATCCAGCCTGCTGCCCCACAGCCCTCTCCTGTCTTACCCCATCTTCCAGGTATCCTTATTTGGTTTGTGGACAGACCGGCTCAGCAGGTGGTCCCATTACTGGGATGAAGAATATTGGTTCAAGAGCAACATGCACAGTTTTAAAGAAGAGCAACAGGTCATTCCTAAGCTGCAGTTTGAGGGGAAGGTTGTTATTTACAACTGAGATGGTCCTCAGCCTATTCAGCCCACTGGAGGCCCCAGGAGGCTGACAGGTAGTCAGGGGGACCTTGGAGTGTCAGAGAGGGACTGGGGTTTCAAACACACCCTGGATGAAGGTCACTCTGCTACTGAATAAAACCCTACATTGTGGCATTAAATGGCTACATCCTCTTCTAGATTCTCAACAGAGAACATTTCATTGttactcatatatatatttacctgaccaaaaaataaaattaaacgaaaaagaggaaaaagcaaacaCTAAAGTTGAAAACACATCAAATGGACCTAACTGTATATCAGATTGATAACATAACCACCAGGGAAAGAAGTAGTTCAAGTTCCTTTAGAATTCAATATACTGTGTATTCTCTGTAGAATAGATTCTGTGGACAAAAAGAACCACAAAGAAATTTTCAACTTCACTCAGTAgatttattataatattgtaacttattataatatttataatattataaactatataataaatatcacagaatgaaataaataagtaattatattaatattattaggaACCAAATACAAAATCAGACAGGTATAATAAAAACCCTGTGACATTAAATTCAAACTGCAAATATCATTATGAActcaatttttatgttatttttattgtggtaaattatacataaaatttgccatttgaaggtgtacagttcagtggcattaagtatactcacattgttgtgcaaccatcaccatcttGAACTCACaattttcaaaacacattttctgCTAGTCTAAAAACCGTAACATCCCAGAGGCAATGATCAACTCTGGAATGCagatttcattttccaaatatttttttccaccaCAAGATGCCAGGTCTGAACAAGAAAAGTACAAGGAAAACCTGGACATCAAATTTGGAACAATTTAAGCATCAAAAATAGCaactgatgggcttccctggtggcgcagtggttgagagtccgcgtgccgatgcaggggacacgggttcgtgccccggtccgggaagatcccacatgccgcggagcggctgggcccgtgagccatggccactgggcctgcgcgttcggagcccgtgctctgcaacgggagaggccacagcagtgagaggctcgtgtactgcggaaaaaaaaaaaaaaaaaagcaactgtcATGAATGAATCACagtgaatatataaaaatcctTGGGTCCATAATGAtactcaaagagaaataaaaacaatcgTTGGAGAAGACTGTTACATCAAACGAGGGCAGAGGGCAAGCATTTATCTTGCCTTCTTGGTAGAAACAGTAGTTCAAGGTAAGCAAAGAGCCTTAGTTAATGAGGGTTTTCAGTTGCTGGGTATCCAAAACAAATCCACTACATTTTTACTTTGGCTGCCCGACAAACACACATAACCTAACAAAATGTAAATATCCCTGGTACAGCTGAGAGCACATTTACCCGACTCCCTAAGGGCACTGAGATGCCGGGTGTCTGGCTCAGAACCAGAGTCCAAGAATCCCCAAAGGTGTGGGCAATGCAGCTACCTATCACCATCTTGTTCCAGATGCTGGGCCCATATGGCATTATATAAACACTATTTTGAGGAACAAAGTTACCCTCTAcgaaaatagagtttaaaaaattggaaagggGTTAAAAAAGAATGGGGTGGTGGGACTTTTTTGGCtttctagtggttaagactccgtgcttccactgcagggggcgtgggctcgatccctggttggggaactaagatccctcatgctgcgtggcgtggccaaaaaaaaaaaaaaaggaatggggtAGGAAACTGCTGccttctattctattttttttttttttttggtggtaggcgggcctctcactgttgtggcctctcccgttgcggagtacaggctctggacacgcaggctcagcggccatggctcacgggcccagccgctccgtggcatgtgggatcttcttggaccggggcacgaacccgtgtgcctgcatcggcaggcggactctcagccactgcgccaccagggaagcccctgccttctattctgtttaatttttaaccATGTGCATGcaattgtttcattttaaataaatgaaaatctggggaattccctggccgtctaGTGGTTtgggactcagcgctttcactgagagccctaggttcgatccctggtcagggaactaagatccctgcaagcCTAAATGTGgcctaaaaacaaagcaaaacaaaaatacctaCCCGCCCCCCAAGTTTGGTTGGATAGAAATTTGCTTTTAAGTACATCACAAAGTTTTCTCGTAGGCTCTTTTCTCAAGAGGGGCCAAAAGGCTCTTCCTTTCCCCTGTCTGCCTCATGCTTAACAAGCCTGCATCGGGAATAGCTGGCATCCCTCTCAGAGATGCACCACACTAGCCTTGGCATGTAGTCTTGCCCTTTTCATTCCTGTCCCCATCATACTTGGTTTCTAAGCCCTCTCTCACCACCTGGGCTGAATGCCAAGTTGAAGGCGATCTTACCTACAAAGCCTCCATTCAGGAACTCACAATGTGACTTGTGTGGTGGGGTCCCTGATACAAATGGGCTGGCAGGAAGGACCCCATTGGGCATCAACCCCTTCTCCTCCAGGGAGGCCACAGGACACACCAAAAGGCACTTCTCGCCTCCCTCCCCTCATCCTCCAGCACAGCACCCTGTAGGGCTTAGCAGGTGGCTGGGGAGGTGAAGGGTGAAGTGCTATAAGGAGATGTGGTGAGGAGGGCTGAGGAAGTGATGGAGGCCACCAGGGCAGTGGGATGTTGGTGGAGGCTGTGACCACAGCTTCTTATTTTTTCCGGAGCCTGCTGTCCGAGTCAGCCTGCCACTTGCCCTGTGAGTTGTCCCACGGGACAGGAATGAAAGCTTAATGGTGGGTTTGAGGCTGGTGGGCTGCCTTGACACTCACCTGTGGCTGATGCTGCTGTTCTCAGAGCGGTCTTACCTGACCAGGCTAGCTGGCACAACTCCAAGAGCTGCCATTGCTCCCGGGACCCGCAGGTGCAGCCCTTGACGCCATGCACCCAGTGTAACCAATCGGCTCGACAAACACTTTGAAAGGGCCCTCAAGCCCTCTCTTCCTCCAAGATGTTTTGTGACACTTTCCCTGGCCTCATTACAAGTGGCCAGTCTCTTCCCAGCACCCAGGTCATGCTGTGAGTGTTTCTTTACGTCCAGGGTCTGTCTCCCCTGGAGACGAGCTCCTCCTTTCAGTGCGTGTCATGGAGCTTTGTGACACATAGATTTGATGAGTATTTGTCAGATGAATAAAAAGCTGGATTAGGAGCAGGGGGCAGCAACCAGTGCATCTGACCTCATCCACAGGGTTTCTCTATTTGCGGTCGGGTGGACAAGCTGAAGAGATGACCCCTTATGCAGGGAAGAGAGTTATAGCTTAAGGCTCCAGCACGACTTGCCGAGCATCACGCAACAGCAGAAGGTAAGGGAATTAGCCAGCTCGGATGTGAGCCTACTCTTGGCCAGCAACAAGCCTTAGACTCTTGGTAGGGTTGGAATATGCAGACACAGGAGAGGTAATGACAGGAAACCAAGACAGGAGGTGCAGGAGCGATGTATGGGTTACCAGGCACTGAAAAAACGCCTTCCCTGATTCCCTCACCCCACAAGTAGTAGTAATTAAGGAAGGACTAAACTTGAATACTAATTCTTACCGCTTTCTGCCTCCACACAAATGACCATGAGCTGGGAACAGCGAGCACCCGCTCTCAGATGGCCACGTCACAGCCTTTGCTCACGTCTCTCCTCTGACCCCTGACCCGTTCAACTTCTTGCCTCCAAGCCCTTCCACCTGTGCCAAGCTTCAGGCCCTATGAAGGCATTTAAAGAGCTGGGGGCATTAATGACAAAGGACTAAGAAGAAAGAGGTCATAATGTCCACTCCGTGACAGGCTACTGATGTGAGTCAGGTGAGCAACAGCAGGGCCGGGAGCACAGTCCTTTCTTCTCCGGAGAAGCCTCGCTCCTTGCCTTCGCCTCCGTCAGGGTCTAGGCAAACCGTGGTCTCAGGAGAGCAGGGGAGTAAACTGCAGGGCCCCAGACTTGAGACCCcttgttctctttcttccttctcccttgcctcctttctcagtGTGGTGAGCGGAGCGAAGCCTGAACGCCAGGACTGCGCAGAGGGATCTCATGGCTCGGGGCACACTGGTGGTCCCCGCTCCttgcccctccctgcctctgctcaCCACTCCCCCGGCTCTTCAGGACTCAGCGTTTTCATATTGCTCAGTTGGTCCCTTCCTCAGCCCCGGGAGCAAGT
The sequence above is a segment of the Orcinus orca chromosome 16, mOrcOrc1.1, whole genome shotgun sequence genome. Coding sequences within it:
- the LOC117202502 gene encoding CMP-N-acetylneuraminate-beta-galactosamide-alpha-2,3-sialyltransferase 2-like: MTTVHITYPEIDSPQDPGAQLLLLPLNSSGLKWVMEVSVISLSFLQYVQQRWLGKNDHFPSLGFIALLYALHACDQVSLFGLWTDRLSRWSHYWDEEYWFKSNMHSFKEEQQVIPKLQFEGKVVIYN